The Neoasaia chiangmaiensis sequence GCCATGTTGCAGAACACGACGGAAAACCGACAGAAACGGCATCGGTGGCGCGGGATTGGGAATGGGCGCGATCCCCTGATAACGCCGCGCAAGAAACCAGCCGGCCATCGGCATGACGGCGGAAAGAAGCCCGATAAGCGTAAGGCCGCCCCATAGCCCCGGCGCGTGTGACAACACCTCCCCGATCGTCGCCCCCAGCGCAATGCCGCCATAGGAACAGATCCCGTTCCATGAAATCGCCTGCGCCGTATGCATTGCGCCGACGCGGCGTATGTTCCAGACAATGACCGCCGTGGACGTCCAGCTTTCCGACCAGCCCAGCGCGATACGGCTTGCCATCATGACAAGCAGCGCAAGCACCGCGCTTGCCTGCAACAGGCTGGACGCAAAAAGAAGCAGGCCGGAGATGACGCAGATGAGCAGGCCACCAAGCACGACCGGCTTGGGACCGCCGGTATCGATCCGGTTGCCGGCAGATGCCCGCGATGCGAAAGTCGCAAAATATTGAAGCGAGACAGCAAAGCCGGCCAGCACGGTATTGAAGTGCAGCACGCGATGCACGACGACCGGTATGACGGCCATCGGCAAGCCGATATCGAGATAGACGATCAGATTGAAAACAACCACGGCGAGGATAAGCCGCGTCGGCGAAGCCGCCGTCGCATTCTGCGCCGCGCTCATATAATCAATGCTCCTCGAAGTCAGACATGGCGAGCATTCCCGCAATGCCACCACTTCCAGTGATAGAAAAATTGCGCCGCAGCGTCACGCCACGGCGCAGGCCTGCCGGGTCACGAATTAAGGATCAGAGGCCGACGAGCGATTGCGCGCGGGAGATGACCATATTGCAAACACGCTGCTTGAGCGGGTCCGTCAGGGACGAGACCGAAATCGGATTGCTCATGCCCGTCATCAACTGCCCCTGAGAGCCCGACTGGAAATCCGGCGTCCCAGCGACACCCGGTTGCGTCTGCAACTTGCCGAGTGCCGACGTGGCTGTCGGAGTCGTCGTCGCAAGGTTATTGCTCAGGCAATAGTTCAGCACGCCAGCGACATTGCCTGCGCTGGTCTGGTTCAGGCTCCCGACACCCATATTGCCGATCATGCCACCCAGCGCATTCTGCGCCGAACTTTGCGCCGCGGATGTCATGGCCGCCTGCGTCAGGGGACTGGACATCGTTCCCGCGCCATTGGACGCGCAGCCCGCCAATGTGACGGCAACGGCGATCGCCGCGCCCGCGAGCATGCTGGACATGGGCAGCGTAGAGCGAAACATCAAAAATTCCTCGCGATATGAAGCCTGTATCCGACCAACGCGAGATGCTGGAAAAAGTCGTCGAAAAAAGCCCAAAAAAATTCGTGTTATCTCGGGACGGTTGAGGCCGTCTCGTCGAACAACCCCTTCTGCCCCTCATCGGCTTCGCACGCCGCCAGGGCCGACAATGTCAGGCCCAGCAAACGCACCCCGCGTTCCACCGGAAAGATGGGCTGCATGGCCAGCAGCCCCTGTTCCAGCAGGTTGCGCTCGTTCGCCACAAGCCTGATCTGCGAGCGCGACCGGGTGATCTGGCGGAAGTCGGCGTATTTGACTTTCAACGTCACGGTCCGACCGCTGACGCCGCGCTTGTCGCAGGCGTCCCACAACTTGGCGGCAATCCGGGCCAACGCCGCCGCCGCTTCCGCCGGATCATGTACATCCTGCAAAAACGTCGTTTCGGTGCCGATCGACTTCCGGACGCGCGTCGCCTCGACCGGGCGTTCGTCGATCCCGCGGGCGATACCGTAATAGAACGCCGCCGCCTTGCCGAAATGTCCACGAAGATCCTCGATGCGCCAGGCGCGCAAATCCATGCCGGTGCGAATGCCCAGCCGGTGCATCCTCGCCGCCGTCGACGGGCCGATGCCGTGAAAGCGCTCGACGGCGAGGGAGGCCGCGAAATCGGGCCCCATCCGCGGCGTAATGACGAACAGCCCGTCCGGCTTGTTCTGATCCGACGCCAGCTTGGCCAGAAAGCGATTGTACGACACGCCCGCCGAGGCCGTCAGTCCCGTCTCGCGGCGGATATCAGCGCGGATACGCTCGGCAATGGCCGTCGCCGAGCCATATGTCGCCACGGCGTGCGTGACATCCAGATAGGCCTCATCCAGCGACAACGGCTGAATGATCGCCGTATAGCGCCCGAATATCTCATGAATCTGTGCCGAAACCGCACGATAGACCTCGAAGCGCGGCGGCACGAAAATCAGCGACGGGCAGCGTCGCGTCGCAGTTCCCGACGGCATGGCCGAACGCACGCCGAAGCGGCGAGCCTCATAGCTGGCAGCCGCCACGACGCCCCGCGCCGCGCCGCGCCCGACGGCCAGCGGCTTCCCCCTCAGGCTCGGGTCGTCGCGCTGCTCCACGGAGGCGTAAAACGCGTCCATGTCGATATGCAGTATGCGACGGATCGTCCGCTCGTTCGGATCGGCGCTCATGCTGGCATTCTGCCTGCATCACAGGAACAAAACAAGATCGATTGCCGCCAAGTCCTTGTTCTGCCTACACACGGGAATATGACATGGAAGTAATCTGTAGTTATGCTTTAAGAAATGTAAGGGATAGCGGCATTTCGATTCGAATCGCCGCCATAAGGCCCCGGCCTAGGTAGTGAAGACGATCAGCAATGAGTTTTGAGTCTCCGACGTCGCCTGAACGCCCGGATGCGCCGATTCTGGAAATGATCCGCATTTCCAAGACTTTCCCCGGCGTCAAGGCATTGCAGAACGTCTCCCTGTCAGCCTACGGCGGCGAGGTTCTCGCCCTCATGGGCGAAAACGGCGCTGGCAAGTCGACGCTGATGAAAATCCTCTCCGGCGCCTATGTGGCCGATGCCGGCGGAGAAATCCGGATCGATGGCAAGCCCGCCCGCATGGGCAGCCCCGCTGCCGCGCGCGATGCGGGAATCGCCATCATCTATCAGGAGCTGGCCCTGGCGCCGAACCTGACAGTGGCGGAGAACATCCATCTCGGCGCGGAACTGCGGCGCGGCGGCATGATCGATCGAGCCGCGATGAGCGAGGCCTGCCGCCCCCTGCTGGAGCGCCTCGGCACACCCTTCAGGCCCGAAACGCTGGTCGGCACCCTTTCGGTCGCGGAACAGCAGCTTGTCGAGATTGCCCGCGCCCTGCACCGCCAGGCCCGCATCCTCGTGCTGGACGAACCGACAACCGCCCTTTCGGCCCGCGAAACGGAACGGCTTTTCGCCCTCATCCGCCAACTGCGTTCGGACGGCATCGCCCTCATCTACATCAGCCATCGCATGGCCGAAATCGATGAACTGGCCGATCGCGTCGCGGTGCTGCGCGACGGCACCTATGTCGGCACGCTCGAAAAGCAGGAGATCAGTTCCGCCGCGATCGTCCGCATGATGGTCGGGCGTGACCTGTCGGGCTTCTATGTCAAGAACCGTTACGAAAAACCGGTCTTCGGCGAGACTGTTCTGGAAGTCGACGGCCTGACCGACGGCGCCCGCGTCAAGCCGGCCAGCTTCACGCTGCATCGTGGCGAGGTCCTCGGTATCGCCGGCCTCGTCGGCGCGGGCCGCACGGAACTGGCACGCCTGATCTACGGGGCAGACCCGCACCTCAACGGCCGCATCACGCTCGACGGCAAGCCGCTGGACATCAAGTCCCCGCGGGAAGCGCTGGACGCGGGCATCGCCTATCTGACCGAGGACCGCAAGGCACTCGGCCTGTTCCTGGACATGTCCTGCGCCAGCAATCTCAATCTTGGCGTCATCGGTCGGGACGCGCATGGCGGCGTGCTGGATCGCGCCCGGGGCAAAAGCCGCGCCAGCGGCGCCTTTTCCTCGCTGAAGGTGCGCGCCGCCAACACGCTGGTTTCCGTCGGCGGCCTGTCCGGCGGCAACCAGCAGAAGGTTCTGCTCGGTCGCCTGCTGGAAACCGGACCGAAAGTGCTGATTCTCGACGAGCCCACGCGTGGCGTCGATATCGGCGCGAAATCCGAAATCTACCGCATCATCGGCGACCTGGCCGCCAAGGGCCTCGGCATCATCGTCATCTCCAGCGAAATGCCGGAAATCGTCGGCGTGTGCGACCGCGTTCTGGTCATGCGCGAAGGCGTCATCACCGGTGAAGTCGGCGGCCCGGACGCCCCCGAAATCACCCAGGAGGCCATCATGGCCTATGCCGCGGGCATCAGCACCCAAACCATCGCGGCCTAAGGAGCAATCCGTCATGTCCAATACCCTCAACCCGACGGTTCCTCCCACGGAATCCGCATCCTCGATCCGCCATTCCGAACGCTTGCGCAGCGCCTTGCAGGCCGCCGGAATGCTGCCGGTGCTCATCCTGCTGGCAATCGGCTTCCATGTGTTCGGCGGCCATCGCTTCCTGAGCGGCCAGAACATCTCCATCGTCGCGCAACAGGCCTCGATCAACGTCGTGCTGTCAGCGGGCATGACTTTCGTCATCCTGACCGGCGGCATCGACCTGTCCGTCGGGTCGACACTGGCCTTCTCCGCCATGTGCGGCCTCATGGTCTCGCTGCTGCCCGGCCTGGGCTGGCTCGCCATCCCGACCTGCCTCGGCGCGGGCCTTCTGGTCGGCCTGTTCAACGGCGGACTCATCTCGGGCCTCAAGATCCCGCCTTTCATCGTCACCCTCGGCACCCTGACCGCCGTGCGCGGCCTGGCACGCCTGATGGGCGAGGACCGCACGATCTTCAATCCGTCCCTGTCCTTCGCGTGGATCGGCAATGACGGCATTCCGCTGTCGTCCACGCTGGTCATCCCCTGGCTCGCCGTCATCGCCCTCGCCGTCATCGTCGCCAGCTGGTTCATCCTGCGGCGCACCGTGCTGGGCGTGCATATCTATGCCATCGGCGGCAATCCCGCCGCGGCACGCCTCGCCGGCATCCGGGTCGGCGCGGTGCTGATGTTCGTCTATGCGCTCTCCGGCCTGCTGGCAGGCCTGGGCGGCGTCATGTCCTCCGCACGGCTCTATGCCGCCAACGGTCTGCAACTCGGCCAGTCCTACGAACTGGATGCGATCGCAGCCGTCATCCTGGGCGGCACATCGTTCGTCGGCGGCGTCGGCTCCATCTGGGGCACGCTGGTCGGCGGGCTGATGATCGCCGTGCTCTCCAACGGTCTGATCCTCATCGGCGTCTCCGACATCTGGCAGTTCATCATCAAGGGACTGGTCATCATCATCGCCGTCGCCCTGGATCGTTTCCGTCAACCCGCCGCGCGCACCTGACGCGCGGCCCCTTCCACCTCCAGCGTGCTGCTTTCCTCATTTCGGATCCAATCACCATGACGCTTAAATCCGCTCTTCTCGCCGGTCTCGCGGTTCTCTCCCTGGGCACCGCAACGGCGCAGGCCAAGCCGATCACCGGCATCGGCATTTCACTCGGCACGTTGGGCAATCCTTATTTCGTGGCACTCGCCAAGGGCGCCGCGGCCGAAGCGAAAAAGATCGCACCGAATGCCCGTGTCACGTCCGTCTCGGCAGACTATGACCTGAACAAGCAGTTCTCCCAGATCGACAATTTCATCGCCTCCGGCGACAACCTCATCCTGCTCAACGCCGTCGATCCGCAAGCCATCCTGCCCGCCATCAAGCGCGCCCAGAAAGCCGGCGCGATGGTCGTCGTCGTGGACGTCGGCGCGGCGGGCGCGAACGCCACCGTGCAGACGGACAATGTGGAAGCCGGTCGCATGTCCTGCGAATTCCTGGCCAAGCAACTCAACGGCAAGGGCAACGTCGCCATCGAGAACGGCCCGCAGGTTTCCGCCGTCACGGATCGCGTCAAGGGATGCAAGGCCGAACTGGCCAAGAACCCGAACATCAAGATCGTCAGCGACGACCAGAACGGCCAGGGCTCGCGCGACATGGGCTTCCAGGTCATGCAGGGCTACCTCGTGCGCTTCCCGGACCTTAACGGCGTCTTCACCATCAACGATCCCCAGGCCATCGGGAGCGATCTCGCGGCCAAGCAGTCGCATCGACAGGGCCTCGTCATCACCTCCGTCGACGGCGCGCCCGATATCGTCAGCGCCCTGAAGGACAAGACATCCGCCATCGTCGCCTCCTCCAGTCAGGATCCGTACCAGATGGGCATCAACGCCGTGGATGCCGGACAGGCGCTCCTCGACGGCAAGCTGAAGGACGGCAACGTCCAGTTCATGACGCCCAAGCTCATCACGCGCAGCAACGTCGACAGCTATCAGGGCTGGACCAACCACTAACCCTTTCCATGAGAAGGCGGGACGTCCGAAACGTCCCGCCGCATCGGTTCCTTGCCGCGTGCCGATGAGTTTGTGCTATCGGGGAGCCCTGAATTCCGTCACAGGCGCTCTCCACGCATGATCAGTCTTTTCGACCTTTTCAAAATCGGCATCGGCCCCTCGTCGTCCCATACTGTCGGCCCCATGCGCGCCGCCAGACGTTTTGCCGCCCACATCGGCAATCCCGGCGAAATCCATCGCATCCGCGTCACGCTCTACGGCTCCCTTGCCTGGACCGCCCAGGGACATGCGACGGACAAGGCCGTCATCCTCGGCCTTGCCGGGGAGACGCCGGAAGGTATCGATCCCGACGACGCCGATAACATCGTCCATTCCATCACATCGCATCGCCAACTGACGATCGACGGGCAGACAGTCGCGTTCGACCCCGCCACCGACATCGTCCTCGATCGCGAAACCAGACCGCCCGTCCACCCGAACACGCTCCAGTTCGAGGCGCTGGGAAACGACGGCAGCGTCATCGCGAAAGCGCGTTTCTGCTCGGTCGGCGGCGGCTTTATCGTTCCGGAAGAGGTGACGGAAACCACCACCTATACCCAGCCCGACATGCCGCACGACTTCACCTCCGGCCAGGAACTGCTCGACCGCACCCGCGAAAGCAAGCTGAGCATCGCCGGCGTGGTCATGGCCAACGAAAGCGCCCTGCGCCCCCGCGCAGAGATCGACGCCTATCTCGACCGCATTATCGATACCATGATGGCCTGCATCGAGCGCGGCCTTACCCAGCGCGGCACCCTCCCCGGCCGTCTCCATGTCCGGCGTCGCGCCGCCGCGCTTCATGAACGTCTGCAGGAAAGCGCTTTACGCAATCAGCGCCCGGCCCATGAAGTCATGGACTGGGTCAGTCTGTTCGCCATCGCCGTCAACGAGGAAAACGCCTCCGGTGGCCGGGTCATCACCGCCCCCACCAATGGCGCGGCCGGCGTCATTCCCGCCGTCCTGCGCTATTACCGCGACTTCTGTCCGGAGGCGTCCCGTCAGGGCATGCGCGACTTCCTACTGACGGCCGCCGCCATCGGCGGACTGTTCAAGCTCAATGCCTCGATCTCCGGTGCGGAAGTCGGCTGTCAGGGGGAAGTCGGCGTTGCGTCGTCCATGGCCGCCGCCGGACTGGCCGCCGCGCTCGGCGCCAATCCGCTCCAGATCGAAAATGCCGCCGAAATCGGCATGGAACACCATCTGGGCATGACCTGCGATCCCGTTGCCGGACTGGTGCAGATCCCATGCATCGAGCGTAACGCCTTCGGCGCGGTCAAGGCCATCAATGCCGCCTCGCTCGCCATGCACGGCGACGGCGCCCATCACGTTTCCCTGGATCAGGTCATCCGCACCATGGCCGAAACCGGTCGGGACATGAGCCACCGATACAAGGAGACCTCGCTCGGCGGCCTCGCCGTCAACTTCCCCGAGTGCTGAACCGAATACCGGGAACCGTCAGATCAGTCCCCGCGCGCGCAGCATGGTGAACGCCGCCAGCGTCACCATGCACGTAATGTCGTTACGCGCGATCATCGCCTCGAAATCGGCAAGCAGGACGGTATGGCATGTCATATCATCCTCCGTGCTTTCCCGATCCGTCGGTCCCTGCGTCAGTCCGCTCGCCAGAAAGACATGCCCCTTCTGGTTGGAATATCCCGCCCCCTGAAACATGTGTCCGGCATAGACGAGACGATCGGCGAGCAAGCCCGTTTCCTCACGCAGTTCCCCCGCTGCAACCTCTTCCGGCGTGGCATCCGGCCGGGACTCCCACATGCCCATGGGCAATTCCCAGAGACGTTCATGGATCGGGTACCGATATTGTCGCACAAGCGTCACCGTCGGGCCGGCCGAACCTTCACCCAACGGCAGGACGACCACGAACTCGCCACGCTCGACGACACCATAGAGCCCATCCTTGCCATCCGGTCGACGAATGATGTCCTCGCGCACGGCGGTCCACCGATTCTGATAGGCGGTGCGTGTTGAAATGACTTCGTAATGCGGTAGCGGCGGTTCTTTCGGCGTCATGGCGGAAAGCCTGAACCGCAACGCCGCAAATTTCAATCGCTTCCGTCGGCATCACGCGAAGGCTTGATCGAACCGCGCGCTCACAAACGGTGCGGACCGAAGAAAATGATCGCCGCGCCCAGAAGGCACAACGCCACGCCACCCAGATCCCAGCGATCCGGCCGCACGCCCTCTACAAGCCAGAGCCACAACAGGGCCGACGTGATGTAGATGCCGCCATAAGCGGCATAGGCCCGCCCCGCATCGGCGGCATCGACCCGTGTCAGCAGATAGGCGAAAAGCACAAGCGCCCCGCAGCCGGGAAAAAGCCAGACCGGCGACTTCGCCAGACGAAGCCACGCCCAGAAAGCGAAACACCCGGCAATCTCCGCCAGGGCAGCCGCAACGTAGATCACGACGTTCAACATGCGTCGGATCGTAACAGGCGGCAGGCTTTTCGTCTCCCTGTTCCGAATTAAGTATTTAATGGCTTCGGAGAAATTATACGGCCATAGACGCAAATATAAATAAATATGCCTACTGCCAGAATTCTCCTGTTCGGCTGACTTGAGTTCATGCCCGAAAGCCTCGGAAAACAGCGGATTTCGCCATGGCCCGATGCATCTGCAACGACGCCGGTCATCAGATTGTCGAACGCCATGCCGCCGACAATAATCTCGTGTGAAAAATCAGGAAATCCGTACGGAATCCTACCGGACATCATCAAGCCTGATTTCTAACCACGCATGACATGTTTTATTGGAGGAACTCACTCAGAAGCGGCACAACCCATTCCATAAATACCTGCAAGCGCCTCGATAGATGCTTGCGATGCGGATAGAGGATGCTCATTGGCAGTGGTGCCGCGGGCCATTCCGGCATGATCTCCACAAGTTCTCCCACAGCGAGATGGTGTCTCACGTCATAGGCCGGAATCTGGATCAACCCGAGACCGGCGAGACAGCACGCGATCGATGCCTCGGCGCTGTTCACCGTCACGCGTCCGGCGACCGGCATCGTATGCACCTCTCCACCATCCATCCATTCCCAGTCTTCCACCCGACTGGAGGCAGGCGATGCATAACGCACAACATGATGCGCCCTGAGATCGGCTGGATGCACCGGAGCGCCATATCGCTGAACATACGCCGGGCTCGCCACGTTGATGAGCGCCAGATCCCCGATCTTCCGACCGATCAGACCGGAATCCTGCAACGGACCAACGCGCAAAACGCAATCGATACCGTCCTCGATCAGATTGACCACCCGGTCGGTCATGCCGAGTTCGATATCGACCGCCGGATAGCGTTCAAGAAATGCCGGCAGCGCAGGTGCGACAATCAGCCGTCCGATCCGCCCCGGCAAATTGACCCGGAGCAAACCTTGCGGCCCGATTTCGTCCCGCCGGAACAACGCTTCGACTTCTTCCACATCCGTCACCAGCCTCACGCAATGATCGTAAAAAGCCGCACCGTTCGGGGTAACGGAGACCGATCGGGTCGTGCGCGCCAGCAATCGTGTTCCCACGCGCGATTCCAGTTCCTGAATTGCCGTGGAAACTGTCGAGCGAGGCATTTTCAACGTGTCGGCAGCGCGCGTGAAACTCCCTGTTTCAACGACTCGCGCAAAAATACGAAAAAGATCGATCCGGTCCAAAAACACCTCAACGCTGGGCTTGTTCGCGATCTGCGACATGTCCTGTCAGGAATGGCAGATTTATAAGCGCATTATGAATGATAACCTGCTGCAATGGAAAGCGTGGCAGGCACGCTCCGCAACCAATAGGAAAGCCGGACCATGGCGGATCATAGCATCAAGGGAAAAACCGTTCTCATCGCCGGCGGCGCGAAGAACCTTGGCGGGTTGATCGCCCGCGACCTGGCAGCGGCGGGCGCCAAAGCCATCGCCATCCACTATAACAGCGTGGAATCCAGGGCAGAGGCCGACAAGACGCTGACCGACCTGCGGGCCGCCGGAGTGCAAGCCGTGGCGATTCAGGCCAATCTGACGACGGCAGATGCCAACGCAAAACTTTTCGCCGATACCATTGCCGCCATCGGCAAGCCGGACATCGCCATCAACACGGTGGGCAAAGTGCTCAAGAAGCCGATCGCCGAGACGTCGGAAGACGAGTTCGACGCCATGTTCGCGGTCAATACGAAAGCTGCCTATTTCTTCATCAAGGAAGCCGGCCTGCATCTCAACGATAACGGCAAGCTTCTTACACTGGTGACGTCGCTTCTTGGCGCCTATACGCCGTTCTATTCGACCTATGCCGGATCGAAGGCCGCCGTCGAACATTTCACTCGCGCAGCCTCAAAGGAATTTGGCGCGCGCGGCATTTCCGTCAATGCCATTGGTCCCGGTCCGATGGACACGCCGTTTTTCTACGGGCAGGAAGCGCCGGACGCCGTAGCCTATCATAAATCCGCAGCGGCCCTCTCCGCTTTCAGCAAGACAGGGCTGACCGATATCGAGGATATCGCGCCGTTCGTGCGTTTTCTTGTCTCGGACGGCTGGTGGATGACGGGACAGACCATTCTGGTCAATGGCGGCTATACCACGAAATAGTCTTCCGGCCTGAAGACGATTATTCCGGGCATAGTTCTCGCATCTCGTTTTTGCAGTCCGTCTCTGAATGACGTTGCATCGAGGGTGACGGTCCATTGTGGAACCAACCACCCCGTTGTGCGGCACAATCGGGATGCCTCGTGTTGCC is a genomic window containing:
- a CDS encoding YnfA family protein, with amino-acid sequence MLNVVIYVAAALAEIAGCFAFWAWLRLAKSPVWLFPGCGALVLFAYLLTRVDAADAGRAYAAYGGIYITSALLWLWLVEGVRPDRWDLGGVALCLLGAAIIFFGPHRL
- a CDS encoding sugar ABC transporter ATP-binding protein, with amino-acid sequence MSFESPTSPERPDAPILEMIRISKTFPGVKALQNVSLSAYGGEVLALMGENGAGKSTLMKILSGAYVADAGGEIRIDGKPARMGSPAAARDAGIAIIYQELALAPNLTVAENIHLGAELRRGGMIDRAAMSEACRPLLERLGTPFRPETLVGTLSVAEQQLVEIARALHRQARILVLDEPTTALSARETERLFALIRQLRSDGIALIYISHRMAEIDELADRVAVLRDGTYVGTLEKQEISSAAIVRMMVGRDLSGFYVKNRYEKPVFGETVLEVDGLTDGARVKPASFTLHRGEVLGIAGLVGAGRTELARLIYGADPHLNGRITLDGKPLDIKSPREALDAGIAYLTEDRKALGLFLDMSCASNLNLGVIGRDAHGGVLDRARGKSRASGAFSSLKVRAANTLVSVGGLSGGNQQKVLLGRLLETGPKVLILDEPTRGVDIGAKSEIYRIIGDLAAKGLGIIVISSEMPEIVGVCDRVLVMREGVITGEVGGPDAPEITQEAIMAYAAGISTQTIAA
- a CDS encoding DUF2501 domain-containing protein, translating into MFRSTLPMSSMLAGAAIAVAVTLAGCASNGAGTMSSPLTQAAMTSAAQSSAQNALGGMIGNMGVGSLNQTSAGNVAGVLNYCLSNNLATTTPTATSALGKLQTQPGVAGTPDFQSGSQGQLMTGMSNPISVSSLTDPLKQRVCNMVISRAQSLVGL
- a CDS encoding ABC transporter substrate-binding protein encodes the protein MTLKSALLAGLAVLSLGTATAQAKPITGIGISLGTLGNPYFVALAKGAAAEAKKIAPNARVTSVSADYDLNKQFSQIDNFIASGDNLILLNAVDPQAILPAIKRAQKAGAMVVVVDVGAAGANATVQTDNVEAGRMSCEFLAKQLNGKGNVAIENGPQVSAVTDRVKGCKAELAKNPNIKIVSDDQNGQGSRDMGFQVMQGYLVRFPDLNGVFTINDPQAIGSDLAAKQSHRQGLVITSVDGAPDIVSALKDKTSAIVASSSQDPYQMGINAVDAGQALLDGKLKDGNVQFMTPKLITRSNVDSYQGWTNH
- a CDS encoding NUDIX domain-containing protein, whose product is MTPKEPPLPHYEVISTRTAYQNRWTAVREDIIRRPDGKDGLYGVVERGEFVVVLPLGEGSAGPTVTLVRQYRYPIHERLWELPMGMWESRPDATPEEVAAGELREETGLLADRLVYAGHMFQGAGYSNQKGHVFLASGLTQGPTDRESTEDDMTCHTVLLADFEAMIARNDITCMVTLAAFTMLRARGLI
- the dinB gene encoding DNA polymerase IV, whose product is MSADPNERTIRRILHIDMDAFYASVEQRDDPSLRGKPLAVGRGAARGVVAAASYEARRFGVRSAMPSGTATRRCPSLIFVPPRFEVYRAVSAQIHEIFGRYTAIIQPLSLDEAYLDVTHAVATYGSATAIAERIRADIRRETGLTASAGVSYNRFLAKLASDQNKPDGLFVITPRMGPDFAASLAVERFHGIGPSTAARMHRLGIRTGMDLRAWRIEDLRGHFGKAAAFYYGIARGIDERPVEATRVRKSIGTETTFLQDVHDPAEAAAALARIAAKLWDACDKRGVSGRTVTLKVKYADFRQITRSRSQIRLVANERNLLEQGLLAMQPIFPVERGVRLLGLTLSALAACEADEGQKGLFDETASTVPR
- a CDS encoding ABC transporter permease subunit, whose amino-acid sequence is MSNTLNPTVPPTESASSIRHSERLRSALQAAGMLPVLILLAIGFHVFGGHRFLSGQNISIVAQQASINVVLSAGMTFVILTGGIDLSVGSTLAFSAMCGLMVSLLPGLGWLAIPTCLGAGLLVGLFNGGLISGLKIPPFIVTLGTLTAVRGLARLMGEDRTIFNPSLSFAWIGNDGIPLSSTLVIPWLAVIALAVIVASWFILRRTVLGVHIYAIGGNPAAARLAGIRVGAVLMFVYALSGLLAGLGGVMSSARLYAANGLQLGQSYELDAIAAVILGGTSFVGGVGSIWGTLVGGLMIAVLSNGLILIGVSDIWQFIIKGLVIIIAVALDRFRQPAART
- a CDS encoding MFS transporter yields the protein MSAAQNATAASPTRLILAVVVFNLIVYLDIGLPMAVIPVVVHRVLHFNTVLAGFAVSLQYFATFASRASAGNRIDTGGPKPVVLGGLLICVISGLLLFASSLLQASAVLALLVMMASRIALGWSESWTSTAVIVWNIRRVGAMHTAQAISWNGICSYGGIALGATIGEVLSHAPGLWGGLTLIGLLSAVMPMAGWFLARRYQGIAPIPNPAPPMPFLSVFRRVLQHGSALACGSVGFGAISSCLALYFAAYRWDGAAQALFVFGIVFVVVRFVFSRQIGRMGGASVAIVSLIVESLGLLILALFPTPEAATMGAAVVGAGFSLVFPALGVLAVDRAGPENRGAALGAFSVFLDLAIGISGPLLGMIIHFSGYAALFLFSAAVTLIGAGLSAMLRLSARKRG
- a CDS encoding L-serine ammonia-lyase, which encodes MISLFDLFKIGIGPSSSHTVGPMRAARRFAAHIGNPGEIHRIRVTLYGSLAWTAQGHATDKAVILGLAGETPEGIDPDDADNIVHSITSHRQLTIDGQTVAFDPATDIVLDRETRPPVHPNTLQFEALGNDGSVIAKARFCSVGGGFIVPEEVTETTTYTQPDMPHDFTSGQELLDRTRESKLSIAGVVMANESALRPRAEIDAYLDRIIDTMMACIERGLTQRGTLPGRLHVRRRAAALHERLQESALRNQRPAHEVMDWVSLFAIAVNEENASGGRVITAPTNGAAGVIPAVLRYYRDFCPEASRQGMRDFLLTAAAIGGLFKLNASISGAEVGCQGEVGVASSMAAAGLAAALGANPLQIENAAEIGMEHHLGMTCDPVAGLVQIPCIERNAFGAVKAINAASLAMHGDGAHHVSLDQVIRTMAETGRDMSHRYKETSLGGLAVNFPEC
- a CDS encoding SDR family oxidoreductase, with translation MADHSIKGKTVLIAGGAKNLGGLIARDLAAAGAKAIAIHYNSVESRAEADKTLTDLRAAGVQAVAIQANLTTADANAKLFADTIAAIGKPDIAINTVGKVLKKPIAETSEDEFDAMFAVNTKAAYFFIKEAGLHLNDNGKLLTLVTSLLGAYTPFYSTYAGSKAAVEHFTRAASKEFGARGISVNAIGPGPMDTPFFYGQEAPDAVAYHKSAAALSAFSKTGLTDIEDIAPFVRFLVSDGWWMTGQTILVNGGYTTK
- a CDS encoding LysR family transcriptional regulator; translated protein: MDRIDLFRIFARVVETGSFTRAADTLKMPRSTVSTAIQELESRVGTRLLARTTRSVSVTPNGAAFYDHCVRLVTDVEEVEALFRRDEIGPQGLLRVNLPGRIGRLIVAPALPAFLERYPAVDIELGMTDRVVNLIEDGIDCVLRVGPLQDSGLIGRKIGDLALINVASPAYVQRYGAPVHPADLRAHHVVRYASPASSRVEDWEWMDGGEVHTMPVAGRVTVNSAEASIACCLAGLGLIQIPAYDVRHHLAVGELVEIMPEWPAAPLPMSILYPHRKHLSRRLQVFMEWVVPLLSEFLQ